ACTGTACAGACTGTGTGAAGTAATTTATgaaagctgcagtgtgtgcTGCGTCTTGCAGCCtgaaaagtaattttttttctttactgatCTTTCTTATGTGGGTTTGTCTGAAGTCAGACTCTTTGCTGATCTTCAAATATGAGCAACAATTGAACTGCTCTGTTTTCAAAGGTAATGTTTATTTGTTACTCTGCCACAGACGTAGCTTTTTTATCACAACTGGTTTTcaatatattatgtttttttcttgatttacGATGAAGGATTTACTCGCAGCATTCCTCCAATAAACACTGCAGTCTTTATTTTGCTATGATACACATAAGTATGTAAGTTACTGTTAGATTTAAGAGCTCGATGTCTTTTCCTGCTTATAAAAATGGGCGATGACAGCTACCTGGTGTGCACACGTTGTTGCCTGATCTTTATTACACGTGGTGAAGTAGGAAAATTGCTACGGAGAATTCAAGCATCAATTGATCAGTCGTGGGCCTGTTTGTAAGCAGTGGGGAACTCCCAGCACTTTACATGAAGCTACCATAAGGGGATGGCTGCCAGTGCAATAGGCTCATTTATCCAAGGGattcccccacacacacacacacatacacactcttgTGTTAAGTATTCATACTGGTAGTGAGGTATCCCTGTTAGTTATGCATGTTTTGAGGAAGTAGCGCACAGGAAATGCTGCCGCGTGCAAATGTTTGTATTCCAAACAGCCTGggaaacacatgcaaatatctTACGCACTGTATCAGCTGTTTCAAAGATGTTGTGTAATCATTTGCATCAGttttaaagggggggggggtgttcgcCGCTAATGCTGGGGGATGGGATTCACGGGACAGTTGGGCTAAATGTCACTGTCCCCAAGGCGTCAAATATGGCTCACTGAAAGTTTGTGAGTGGGAGGGAAAGGATGAATATGTTTTTCTGATGCAAGATTAACACTATCTCGCTTGAGCAGGAAGCAAACATACCCCCGCCCGTAATTTCAATCAATCTGCCTTGACGTCACtcgagtgccattctagttttgaTTTTTGAAAAAATTTACCAAAGGACATGTCATAGTTAATGTGCACATATGAGAAAGGTTAGAAACTGATTTGCTGCAGATGCTGAACCTTCCTGAAATATTCTGGAAATTAAATTTAGGGTTTAACACGTTAACAGAGGCTCAGTTGTATTGTCAGggtttttcaaagtaaaagtttgGATTCCAGTTATCTgcagaataaaacatgattcATAATGATGACCGAGTGATTAACTTCACAAACATGTACTTAAACTTAAAGCATAGTAGTTACAATCCCGAGCAACTTGTGGAAGTACCTTCTTTGATATAATTCAGTCATCGGCTGTTGGACAGTTGGAAAGTCCACAAGGTTCATGATcgtctttctctcacacaatttacagattaaacaaaaatgCCCCAAAAGTTGCTGCTCAGCaagaataaactgttttttcatttttgtaccAACAATGTACAATAATATAAAAGTAATGGTTTCCTGCACCCTGCAATCAGAAGTACAAAAGATTTAataagtgaatttaaaatattaaaagtaaacaTACTCATTGGCCAATTATACTTACATATTAATAGTGTATTATTGAAGATGAATTTCATGAAACAGGTGGCCAAAGAAAAGCCACATTTTAATTACTTCTGTTACTGTTGGTTCGTTTTTTGAGTAACTATAACTTTGAGATAAAAGTTATCCAGTACAAAATTACATTTGCCTTTTAACTTTAGTAAAGTATTAGTAAAATGGGAATTACAAGTAAAAAATACCTCAAAACTACTTTTACTTTGCACCATCAATGAAATCCTTTTTTAGAAAAGTGAGTTTTTGGCTTCACATGCGTTACACAATTAAAGTAACGCAATCGGATACAATGATACAAGTACATGCATGTCAGTGtgcaatttttctttttttaattcaaaatactTTGGAAAACCTCGGCTGATTAGTCCattaaaatgaacatgtgaaacacaaaacaggaaCAAGCGGTTCCTCCCtgaagaaaacatctggaacaacAACCACCACTGTTCAGAGACGAGTGAACTAAGCACAGTGATGTACGCACGTTATCTCGACTCTCCTACTGCAGCtttgaaaactaaaaaccttttctaAACTATGACTAAAAGAACGCACAGTTCAAAACTACCAGCACCCAGTAAAAATTCACTTTGACTTCCAAAGAGCCTCGATCAGAGTTTCAGCTTTTCAGTAAACTCAATTTTGACATGAGCCTTTGTTCCCTTAAAAAGAAGAGATGGCTTTAGTGCACAGTTTTTGAAACTATGAAACAGACACATGCTGATAATGACCAGACTGTTCTGCCCGGGAGTGTCGGTCAAGTTGTCACCTGTGACTGAAGTGATGATCCGGGGTTTTAAAACCATCCACCACAGCACATTTACATGGACGTTTGCAAAGAAGCTGCAGGGAGCCATTTGTCCGAGCACCTCTCTGAAAGGCAGCGATGCagtaattgttttaattttcaaaaacaaatccaacaCAGTACTTGCTCCTCGTCTCACTCTGGTACCATCAGAGGcttcagttcttcttcttcttcttcctcgtcGTCGTCAGTGTCAAAGAATTCATCCTCGAAAAATGATCCACCAAAGCCGTATTCCTGAGCGTGGACAGACACCTCATTTGACATCAAGTGAGGTGACCCCTCAATAAAATCAGCAAACCTGTGGAGCAAAGTCATCTATCAGTAacacatatgtgtgtatgtatatatatatatgtatatatatatatatgtataaataagcATGTATCATTATTTAAGAGAACTCACATACTAAGCAAATACATGTTTAGTATTATATCCAGGAATTGAGATTTTACTGTTTTCCCCAGGAATAAATCATGGGTCTTaattttttaattagttaattctTCCATACCAAGGCGGGGGATGGGCTTAAATCGTGCTTTAAAAGACGTTGTGCATTAATAAGTTAtttaggaataaaaaaataatataaagttGGCACCTTTTTGGGGACTGAAGCCTCGACACTGCTCTCCAGGGGCTGAACTCTGGGCTGTGACAGATCTTCCTCAGCTCATCCAGTGCTCGTCGAGTCTCTTCCTCCGCCTCCTTCTGATACTCCTCCTCAGTCAACAGGCGACGTGGCTTCGGCTTCCAGCGACCAGTCAACCGTCTGATTTTCCTGCAACAATCATTCATTCGGAATTCACATTCAGGAAATGTCAATTTCGTTAAATCTAAGTGGctgcaataaaaataaacatcacgCAAGGTTTTTCAAAGAACGTATTATTGATGAAGTACAGGAAATATTAAACATGTATCTTGTACTGTGTCAAAAAACTCATGTGCCTACATTAACAAAGTCGGCAAGgccatagacacacacacacacactgagtgattttcagttgcagtACAGAGCTTTCACGCCCCCTCCTGTCAGCTTTCAGAACACTCACCTCCATGCAGTAACTGCCATAAAGACTGGGTACTCCAGATTTTTGGAGAGCAAAGCTGCCACCATGATAGCGAATGCAACTTGCTGTATTTGAATTCCTAAGTAAATCAGGAGTAGGCCGAACAGCTGCAGTGTCCACGACAAGATGTTGATGTTCTTCTCATCCACCAGGGGGCCGTAACGGTAACACACGGCAAAACTGATGAATCCCACCACTCCGACGTAACCTGACGTAAAAAAAATGGATTACAGAAACAGATGAGACAAATCTAAAGGAGACAAATCCGTGTTGAGATGTTTACTTACATGCTCAGTGGTCCCACAATATCTAAAGctataatgtttttaaaaactaagAGCCTTTCTTTGGTCTGATGTTTCCAATTCCATTGACTCATTATCTCTGTAACTTGTGTTCATGAGGAGTTTGTACCTAAAGCCATGTGCCAGTGTTCTCGTAGAATTATGCTGAGGTTCCTGCAGACGAGCTGAATGGCGTACACAGAGAATGACCAGCCACCGacaatcaacaaataaaaagggCTTTTCTGTGGaagcaaacacaaactcattAAGATAATTAAGTGgccaaagtgtttttttaacccAAAAATCACAGCTATTTGAGGACAATGACAAACTGTACCTTTGGCAAAAAGCGAGCCagaatgaagaagaggatgatgagagAGGCGATCATGCCTGTGCTCATACCAGCAGAGTAGAAGAAAACTTGACTCCTTCACATTAGGAGAAAAAAAACGTTAATAACGTAATAATAATGCTCTGACGACCCTAATATTGAAGGTTAAGTATAAATTACCTGCTGAGTGAATCTGCAAAGATCAACAGCAACGCCCCAGAGAGGAAAACCAAAAACAGATAGATATCAaactctgcagagaaaaaacaaacacgtcATATATCAGAATATCAGTCTTGTTATATTTGTCAGAGATCAGAAAACGAATTAGTGTCCATCTTACTGCGCAGGGGCTTGACAGTGTACTTGGCTTTTGCACTGGGGTCGATCTTGAAGCACGTCTTCTTGCTGAATAGGCCGATGTTAATGGTGGTTTCATTGTGCCGCTCACGTAACAAGCTCTGAAACCAGCTCCAGACACTGAAGCGCTCcaactcctgcagctcctcctcaccTTCCACGATTACCAACTTGAACACGTTGGAGCTCCACACTTTGACCTGTCGGACATCTTTAGTTATAACAGAACTAAAACAACTGCGTTTCAACGTAAAGGAACTGCCAGAGGAAAGTTCAGTCACATATAACCACTATTACCAATAATTCCTCTGTTGCTGAAACGTTTAACGCAGAGACAAGGAGCGATGATAAACAGCTGTTGTTGGCTGCGCTCCACTCAAACAACTTACCTGAATTCTGGTCCATGTTTGCCGCCAGGTGGGCACGATGGAGTTTTGGTAACAGAACCGATTGGACCCCGACAGGATGTACTCTTCTCCATCATGCAGATCAATTACTGGACTTTCATTACCTGGGTTTGATCAGCAGAGATATGTACGTTATATATATGTTACACTAAGTCTATGTCACATGTTACTTACATGTTAAGCTGAAAGACATGaagtttaaattcaaatatttatgattAAAAGAACTGAACATTGAACACGAGGTCTTGATGACATTATAAACTAACTTCGAGttattttgcaatattttgCAGTCCAACTGTTACAAGCACTGATCCTGTTGTTAGATGATGACGCCCTTTGTCTTAAATTGTCTCAATACTTTATGACCTCCTCCCCCGTCCATGACACTCAGCCTCATTCCCACCAGCTCCCGTCGAAAAACTTTCTTGACTGTATGCCCCTGCTATTtaaactttacattttatttacagaataagcaataaagaaatgaaaaaggcacatatgttttcattttatatgaaaaggttttttaatCTGTCATTATCTTAGGATTCAAATGATATTTCAgtcattatatttttacttaCTACTATATATACATCCACGTAGACCCCCTAAAAATCCATATTCGCGAGACTTAACCTGAAATCTAATGTATTATGGATTGACATCTCCAGATCACTGTGATTTGTATTGAGGTGAATCAGCCTCATTGATTTGAATGGAGGGGACAAAGTAATACAACACACTTCATTATATTCTACAAAATGAGGATGATGAATATTGTTGAAAGACTTTTTATATGcttaatgaaatgtaaataaaaaaggggGGATGTGTATTaatgttgtattatttatatgaGAGGAGCAGGTAACACAACAAGTTCTTCCTCTCGCTCACTTTTCTTTTACAGAACAAGTAGAAGTCAAGagtttcatcttgttttctttggattCCACTGAAATAAACTTCCCTTTTTAAACACAGTTGCAGAACCGGCAGTGATTTCATCTTGTAGTGTCTCACCCGGTGTTGTTGTAGAAATGGTGAGTGGTTAATTCGTGAAGGGTAACACGGTGacgaggttttttttttgcaggtttcggcaaaacaacaaaataaaactagtATTTAAACTCCACCAAGTTTCCAGTCTGCACAGAGACAACGAGGACGCGCGAGCCAGGACACATCAGAGTCCAAATACAGAGTTCCGAGGAGATGTTCGgttacagcaacaacaaacacaagctaACACGAGTTAGCCTGAGCGACACTCGTTTCCAGGGCACCTCCTTCGAGCCGCAGCCTGTGTTGAGGCGTCGTGACGCAGCCTCTCACCTGAGTCCTGGTGCGAGTCCGGAGGGAAACCGAGGAGCAGCGCCACGAGAACCAGGAACGTCCCGCGGGTCGAGCCGGAGCCGTTTGTCATTTTCATGTGTCCCGCCATGATGAGAGTCCCACGACCCGCCTCTTCCGCCTCTCCGCGCAGAGTGACGCACCGCGcagccaatcacacacacacgacgctGGATGTCGTCATCAGCGGTGCGCGTTCAACGTCGCGACGTGTTTGCGTGTTGGACTTTACATCACCACGCTCAGTGGAGAGAACttttcaatttaattaccttttcaatatatgttttaaaatacaaGTGTGTAGATTCGCCGGTCACATTCTGGTCAAGAaattatatttagttatttatcttGTGCACAGAGTTAATGTCtacggtggccgagagagctcaacacatatgcaaatttttaaaaaaaacacatgcaaatagaaaaaactaATTAAGAAAGCATGTTCATCAATTTGAGGACACGTGCGCTGTAAAAAGTCACAAAGTGAAGTTACTGAATTCTGCTACTCGTCAGTGGTGATGGGACGTTTTCATAATTTATAGCACACGTGAGTTACATTTCTGAAAAGGACTAAAACAATTGATGTCAGTTACTGTTGCCGACTGATATTTTTACTGTTTGAATGTCTTGGGATTTAACCGCTTCAGGACAATAAAATAATAGTGATTTTGAATTTGAGTGTAGCTAAACACATAGTGTCCTTTAAATGAATAACGCCACTGGAGTTTTCCAATACAGATCAATCAAATGTCAAACGTGATTGCAATAGGATTTGTCTGTCTTTGGTGCTCAGTGCAGGACAAATACAAACTATTTTATCAAACTGTTTACCTTTGGTGCTGACGAGATAACATGTAGTTTGACATTGGTGGAGTAAGTAAATACGAGGCCTCTCTTCTAAATAAAGGATAGGCAGTGGATTTGTGCTTCACGGTGTGAGTATAGGAATTAAAGGtagagtgtgtagaattttgtgatatctagtattgaagttgcatgttgcagctgaacacccctcacctcaccctctccttccaaacatgaaaaagaacctgtgccagcttcagttgtcataaaaactcgaGAGGTGTTTAGTttctccagtctggactaaagtaaaaaacatggcagcctccgtagagaggaccccctcgatgtaaatataaagtatttgaatataaagggtcttttctgggctaaagaaaactacaatcaatacagtttagatgaaacgaaggagtgaaaacatcatgaggattattctacatcaaATTTCTGACaattgttccctttcacctgaaaacttttttaagcacagaaagaaaaagtgaactGACAGAGAAACTATATGTCGCTTAGTTTAGAGGACAGTTACGGACATCTTTATAGTTCCACAAGTGAAACAGGACCTGCCTCTAAAAATAACTACCTGTTTTAAGCCTAGTTTGTTTTGCTCAAAAGACAAAATGTCATTCACCTTGAAACCAAAGTATTTATACAGGGACACAAGGTGTGTATAAATATTTGCACAAAGGCTATGAGACAGAAGATGGTCTATTGTAAGTGTTAAAAGTCACTTCTCTGCTGCTCTTGGTAACAGGagcctaaatgtctgctgtgaaaaacatttacatgaaagatgacataaataaataaaacgtaTCTGATTGTACAAAGATCAGATCCAAAGACACGACTGTTTATTTAGATTGTTTGTATCAAGAACAGTGTAATCTGTGTACAATTTGATTGCAAGAGATTGATTTGTCAAGTAGTGTTTTATTTCTGAACTAacctgataataaaataaacaaataggAGTTAATAAACGTTAATTAAAAGCTGATAAAAGGTTTCAGGATATGTAACCACCAAACACAGCACTCATACGTTCTCATAAatgattcaaattcaaatcttAGTTCTTTATCAACCACCTTTATTGATATGCTGATGTTATTGGTGGCTTGAGGTCTGCTGAGAGATGTGGGTCACACAGGTGTTTGTTTTTGATACGCTTGTTACACAGAGAGTGAGCGAGACCAGCTGAGGTCGGTGATTCGCTCCACTTTATTCACCTTAACAGTAGCAATGTGAGAAAACATGCAGCGTGAGTCAGACGTCCACACTGAGTACTTACATCGAGGAGTACAAGGAAATACTTCATTTGTGTCAAACCAACTTCCACCTAAATATTATTAACCTATAAcctttcctctttttgtttctaaACTGATGTCATTGATTGTAAATGGAACAAAATGCTTCCTCCATAAAAATGTGACCTTTCACTCCGGAATTCTTCCAAAGCATTCAGCGAGGCTTGTGACTGTCACCACATGACCAGAACTTTGAGCGCCCAGTTCACTAGGATCAGTCTTACACTTCAATCATCTGTGg
This sequence is a window from Paralichthys olivaceus isolate ysfri-2021 chromosome 6, ASM2471397v2, whole genome shotgun sequence. Protein-coding genes within it:
- the nemp1 gene encoding nuclear envelope integral membrane protein 1: MAGHMKMTNGSGSTRGTFLVLVALLLGFPPDSHQDSGNESPVIDLHDGEEYILSGSNRFCYQNSIVPTWRQTWTRIQVKVWSSNVFKLVIVEGEEELQELERFSVWSWFQSLLRERHNETTINIGLFSKKTCFKIDPSAKAKYTVKPLRKFDIYLFLVFLSGALLLIFADSLSRSQVFFYSAGMSTGMIASLIILFFILARFLPKKSPFYLLIVGGWSFSVYAIQLVCRNLSIILREHWHMALGYVGVVGFISFAVCYRYGPLVDEKNINILSWTLQLFGLLLIYLGIQIQQVAFAIMVAALLSKNLEYPVFMAVTAWRKIRRLTGRWKPKPRRLLTEEEYQKEAEEETRRALDELRKICHSPEFSPWRAVSRLQSPKRFADFIEGSPHLMSNEVSVHAQEYGFGGSFFEDEFFDTDDDEEEEEEELKPLMVPE